The nucleotide window TGGATTGTGGTGTTAGGAAGAGTATACTTGATAGGTTGAGTGAGAAAGATTTTGATATCAAGGTTTTCCCTGCAGATAGTTCAAGTGACTTGATACGTGAGTTTGATCCTGATGGGATTCTTGTTTCGAATGGCCCAGGTAATCCTAAGATGGCTAAGGCGCCAATTAATTTAGTTAAGGATTTGGTTGGTGAATTACCGGTTTTTGGTATCTGTTTTGGTACTCAGATTATTTCTCTTGCAGTTGGAGCGGATACCTATAAAATGAATTTTGGTCACAGAGGTGCTAACCATCCTGTTAAAGACCATGAGACGGGGACGGTTCACATTACTTCTCAAAACCATGGATTTGCAATCGATAAGGAAAGCCTTGATGGGACTGGTTTAAATGTTGTTCAAACAAACGCTAACGATGGTACGGTGGAGGCGGTTGAAAACGAAGAACTAGATATTTATGGAGTGCAATACCATCCGGAAGCGGAGCCAGGTCCAAGAGATACGAAGGATCTGTTTCTAAATAAAGTTCTTAAAATTATTGAGGGTTAAAATGCCGAAAAGATCAGATATTAATAAGGTCTTGATGATCGGGAGTGGGCCTATACAGATTGGACAGGCTGCTGAATTCGATTATTCTGGTTCTCAAGCTTGTCGAGCTTTACGTGAAGAGGGTGTTGAGGTAGTTCTTGTAAACTCAAATCCAGCGACTATAATGACAGATCCCGAGATGGCTGACGCCGTTTATATCGAGCCATTAACCGTTGAATCGGTGAAGGAGATAATTGAAAAAGAAAAGCCTGATGGAGTTGCAGCAGGCCTCGGTGGGCAGACAGGATTGAACTTGACAGCGGAGTTGTCGGAAGCAGGTGTGCTTGAAGAATATGATGTTGAGGTACTAGGGACTCCTATCGAAACTATCTACGACAGTGAAGATCGAGAACGGTTCAGAAAGATGATGAACGAAATTGGTGAGCCTGTTGCAGAAAGTATTGCTGTTGAATCTATAGAAGCAGCTAGAGAAGCAGCTGAAGAACTGGGTCTACCTATAGTTGTTAGGCCAGCATACACACTTGGTGGTTCTGGTGGTGGTATAGCTAAAACAGAAGAACAACTTGAGAACATCGTTGAGCGTGGACTTAAGTTATCAAGAATAGATCAAGTCTTAATCGAAGAAAGTGTTCTTGGATGGAAGGAAATAGAGTATGAGGTAATGAGAGATTCCAAAGACACTTGTTTAACAGTAGTGAACATGGAGAACTTCGATCCAATGGGTGTGCACACCGGTGAATCGACGGTTGTAGCTCCAAGCCAAACACTGTCTGACAAAGACCACCAAAAAATGAGGTCAGCAGCTATAAAGATAATACGGTCTCTGGGAATAGAAGGAGGATGCAACATACAGTTTGCTTTCAATTCAGAGACAGGTGAATACAAAATAGTTGAAGTCAACCCACGTGTATCCAGATCTTCAGCACTTGCATCAAAAGCTACTGGATATCCGATAGCTAGGGTATCTGCAAAAATAGCGATCGGCATGGATCTAGATGAAATACCAAACGATGTAACCAAATCAACTCCCGCTGCTTTTGAGCCAACCGTTGACTACACAGTTGTCAAAATACCTAGATGGCCTTTCGATAAATTTAGAGATATAGACAGAACCCTTTCAACCCAAATGAAGGCCACCGGAGAGGTTATGGCGATAGGTAGAACCATGGAAGAAAGTATACAGAAAGCGGTTAGGTCTTTGGATATAGGTGAAGATGGTTTAAACCCTAACAAGCGAAGGGTGTTCAGTGATGAAGAAGAGATAGTTAAATATCTTGAAACACCTACCGATCTAAGGTTGTTCGTTATATACGATGCCTTGAAAAATATGTTCACGGTTGAAGATGTTTCTGAAATAACTGGTATGGATCCCTTTGTAATCAATAAAATCCAGAACATAATCGATCTTGAAAAAGAGATAGAAAAAGATTGGAAATCCTGTATTCAAGAAGCTAAAATATCTGGTTTTACAGATGGACAGATTGCAGATATTGCTGGAATAGAGGAAACTGAAGTACGTGACTTTAGATATGAGGAGATGGATCCTACCTACAAGATGGTTGACACATGTGCAGCTGAATTTAAAGCAGAAACGCCATATTACTACTCTACATATGAAGAAGAAAATGAATCTAAAGGTGAGAGCGATAATGAGAAGGTATTGATTCTGGGAGCCGGTCCAATAAGAATCGGTCAGGGAATCGAGTTCGATTATTGTTGTGTGCACGCTGTCTCTGCTCTTAAAGAAGAGGGTATTGAAACCATGATAATGAACAACAACCCAGAGACAGTATCAACAGACTACGACACAAGCGATAACCTATTTTTCGATCCTCTAACACTTGAAGACGTAATAAACGTAATCGAGAAAGAAAAACCAGATGGAGTAATGGTTCAGTTTGGAGGGCAAACATCGGTAAACCTAGCGGTTGACTTAAAACAAGAGCTTGAGAGAAGAGGTCTGGATACAGAGATATATGGAACCGATCCAGAAAAAATGGATATGGCAGAAGATAGAGATCGGTTCAACCGACTACTAAAAGACATGGATATACGACAGCCTGAAAGCGGAATAGCTTCATCAAGAGAAGAGGCATTAAAAGTTGCGGAGAAAATAGGTTTCCCATTGCTTGTAAGACCTTCATACGTATTAGGTGGTAGGGCAATGGAGATTGTTCACGACAACGCCGAGCTAGAGGAATACATAGAAGAAGCAGTTAAAGTAAGTCCAGATCACCCAATACTAATAGACCAATTTATCGAAGACGGAATCGAAATCGATGTAGATGCGGTTTCAGATGGCAATGAAGTTCTTATTGGCGGCATAATGGAGCACATAGAACAAGCTGGAGTCCATTCAGGAGATTCAGCATGTGTACTACCCCCACAATCAATAAACAAAGAAACCATCGATGAAATAAAGAAATACGTACGGGAAATAACAAAAGAACTCGAAGTAATAGGCCTCATAAACATACAGATGGCTATTAAAGATGGAAAAGTATACTTACTTGAAGCAAACCCAAGATCAAGCAGAACAATCCCCTATGTAAGTAAAGCAACCGGAATACCACTAGCAAAAATAGCAGCGAAGACTATGGTTGGTAAAACTATAAAAGAACTCGGATACAGCGAGGTAACCGATCTAGACCACGTAGCAGTTAAAGAAGTCGTAATGCCTTTCGATAAACTACCAGGCGTTGACGCAATACTAGGTCCAGAAATGAAATCCACTGGAGAAGTAATGGGTATCGACTACGAATTCGGAAAAGCATTCTACAAAGCTGAAATCGCAGCTGAAAATGAAATACCCACAGATGGAACAGTGTTCATGTCAATAAAAGACGAAGATAAAAAACCAATGGTTCCAATAGCCAAAAAATTCATGGAACACGGTTTAAAACTCGTTGCAACAAAAGGCACCGCCGATTACCTAAAAGAACAAGGAATCAAAATAGAAGAAATAAAGAAGGTAAGTGAAGGATCACCAAACATAATTGACTGGATACGTGAAGGAAAAGTAGACCTAATAATAAACACACCAACATCTGGAAAACAACCCAAAAACGATGGATATAAAATAAGAAGAGCAGCAGTAGACCTAAAAACACCATACATAACAAACATACAGGCTGCCAAAGCAGCAGCAGACGCAATCGAAGCAATCAACAAAGGCGAAATAGTAACCAAATCAATAAACAAATACCAAGAAGGAATAGGAGAAAAACAAAAATGACTAAAGTAGTACTCGCATACTCAGGAGGACTGGACACATCCGTCTGCGTACCCCTACTAAAAGAAAAATATGGATACGATGAAGTAATAACAGTAACCGTTGACGTAGGACAGCCAGAAGAAGGCTTAAAAGAAGCAAAAGAAAGAGCAAAACAAATGGATGTACAGCACTACGAAATAGACGCAAAAAAAGAGTTCGTAGAAAACTACCTACATCCATTAATACAAGCAAACGGAAGCTACGAAGGATACTACCTCGGACACGCAATAGCCAGACCATTAATAGCAAAAAAAATATGTGAAATAGCAGAAAAAGAAAACGCAGACGCATTAGCCCACGGATGCACAGGTAAAGGAAACGACCAATTCAGATTCGAAACAACATACCGAGTGCACTCAAAACCAACTACAGAAATAATAGCTCCAGTCAGAGAACTAAACATGACAAGAAACGAAGAAATCGAGTACGCAAAAAAACATGGAGTAAACATAGACTTCGAAGAAAAAAAATGGAGCATAGACGAAAACATATGGAGCCGAAGCATAGAAGGAGGAAAACTAGAAAACCCAAACTACATACCTCCAGAAGAAATCTACCAATGGACCACAAACCCAGAAAAAGCCCCAAACAAACCAGAAATAATAGAAATAACATTCGAAAAAGGAATACCAACAAAAATCAACGGAACAAAACACAACCCAATAGAACTAATACAAAAACTAAACAAAGAAGTCGGAAAACACGGAGTAGGTCGAGTAGACATGATAGAAGACCGAATACTAGGTCTAAAAGCACGGGAAAACTACGAACACCCCGCAGCAACAGCACTAATAACAGCACACCAAGACCTCGAAAACCTAATACTAACCCGAAAACAACTAAAATTCAAAAAAACCGTAGACCAAGAATGGGCCGACCTCGCATACAACGGCCTACTATACGAACCACTATACAACTCACTACAAGCCTTTATAAAAAACACACAAAGACAAATAGATGGAACAGTTAAATTGAAGTTATACAAAGGCTCAATATATGTAGTTGCAAGAGAATCCAAAAACGCTTTATACTCAAAAGAACTCGTCTCCTTCGATGACAAAACAATAGACCAAAAAGACGCAGAAGGAGCATTAAAATACCATGGCTACCAATCAAGACTCTCAAAATCAAGATCCAAAAAAAATAAATAAAACATAAATGGAGGAAACAAAATGGCACTATATCACCATAAATCAAAAAGAAGACAATCTGGCGGAAGAAGAAGACCAAAAAGAAAAAAACGAAAATACGAACTCGGTTCAGAACCAATGCCAACCCAAGTAGGTGAAGAAAAAACCAAAAAAATACGAATGATGGGTGGAAACAAAAAAACCAGAGCACTAAAAACCAAAAAAGCAAACGTAACAAACCCAGAAACAGGTGAAACAACCCAAACAACAATAACAGAAGTAACAGAAAACGAAGCCAACCCACACTACGTAAGAAGAGACATCATAACAAAAGGAGCAATAATCCAAACAGAACAAGGAAAAGCCAAAGTAACAAACAGACCAGGACAAGACGGAGTAGTCAACGCCAAACTAATAAAATAAAAAACAAAAAAACCAAAAAAACAATGAAGAATCCATCCCGAAACCCGGGATGGAGCCAAAAACAGTTTACTATCTCAGTTTACTATCTCTTTTCTTATTCCAAGGGTTTCAATAAACCCTATTGAATAGTTTCTGCTTCAAGATTCCTGATATTTAGACATCTCTGCAGTTAGGTTCTGTATAGGCATTGTCTGAAGCCATACCTTGCCTGGGCCTTCAAGCGTTGTCAAAAACATTCCTTCACCACCGAACAAAACGTTTTTCACACCCTTAACTCG belongs to Methanonatronarchaeum sp. AMET-Sl and includes:
- the carA gene encoding glutamine-hydrolyzing carbamoyl-phosphate synthase small subunit, whose product is MKDAFLALEDGTVFRGRGIGSEGLTRGELVFNTSFTGYEEAMTGPSYKGQVLMFTYPLVGNYGFSYESIQSEEVGAEAVVVREACDNPSHRNSEATFDEFLKDMDTPGIEGIDTRMLTIKTRERGTLKAAVAVGDYEVDEVVEYAKGAPDIQDLDLVSEVSCNESYSIEGDGSRIAVLDCGVRKSILDRLSEKDFDIKVFPADSSSDLIREFDPDGILVSNGPGNPKMAKAPINLVKDLVGELPVFGICFGTQIISLAVGADTYKMNFGHRGANHPVKDHETGTVHITSQNHGFAIDKESLDGTGLNVVQTNANDGTVEAVENEELDIYGVQYHPEAEPGPRDTKDLFLNKVLKIIEG
- the carB gene encoding carbamoyl-phosphate synthase large subunit; protein product: MPKRSDINKVLMIGSGPIQIGQAAEFDYSGSQACRALREEGVEVVLVNSNPATIMTDPEMADAVYIEPLTVESVKEIIEKEKPDGVAAGLGGQTGLNLTAELSEAGVLEEYDVEVLGTPIETIYDSEDRERFRKMMNEIGEPVAESIAVESIEAAREAAEELGLPIVVRPAYTLGGSGGGIAKTEEQLENIVERGLKLSRIDQVLIEESVLGWKEIEYEVMRDSKDTCLTVVNMENFDPMGVHTGESTVVAPSQTLSDKDHQKMRSAAIKIIRSLGIEGGCNIQFAFNSETGEYKIVEVNPRVSRSSALASKATGYPIARVSAKIAIGMDLDEIPNDVTKSTPAAFEPTVDYTVVKIPRWPFDKFRDIDRTLSTQMKATGEVMAIGRTMEESIQKAVRSLDIGEDGLNPNKRRVFSDEEEIVKYLETPTDLRLFVIYDALKNMFTVEDVSEITGMDPFVINKIQNIIDLEKEIEKDWKSCIQEAKISGFTDGQIADIAGIEETEVRDFRYEEMDPTYKMVDTCAAEFKAETPYYYSTYEEENESKGESDNEKVLILGAGPIRIGQGIEFDYCCVHAVSALKEEGIETMIMNNNPETVSTDYDTSDNLFFDPLTLEDVINVIEKEKPDGVMVQFGGQTSVNLAVDLKQELERRGLDTEIYGTDPEKMDMAEDRDRFNRLLKDMDIRQPESGIASSREEALKVAEKIGFPLLVRPSYVLGGRAMEIVHDNAELEEYIEEAVKVSPDHPILIDQFIEDGIEIDVDAVSDGNEVLIGGIMEHIEQAGVHSGDSACVLPPQSINKETIDEIKKYVREITKELEVIGLINIQMAIKDGKVYLLEANPRSSRTIPYVSKATGIPLAKIAAKTMVGKTIKELGYSEVTDLDHVAVKEVVMPFDKLPGVDAILGPEMKSTGEVMGIDYEFGKAFYKAEIAAENEIPTDGTVFMSIKDEDKKPMVPIAKKFMEHGLKLVATKGTADYLKEQGIKIEEIKKVSEGSPNIIDWIREGKVDLIINTPTSGKQPKNDGYKIRRAAVDLKTPYITNIQAAKAAADAIEAINKGEIVTKSINKYQEGIGEKQK
- a CDS encoding argininosuccinate synthase yields the protein MTKVVLAYSGGLDTSVCVPLLKEKYGYDEVITVTVDVGQPEEGLKEAKERAKQMDVQHYEIDAKKEFVENYLHPLIQANGSYEGYYLGHAIARPLIAKKICEIAEKENADALAHGCTGKGNDQFRFETTYRVHSKPTTEIIAPVRELNMTRNEEIEYAKKHGVNIDFEEKKWSIDENIWSRSIEGGKLENPNYIPPEEIYQWTTNPEKAPNKPEIIEITFEKGIPTKINGTKHNPIELIQKLNKEVGKHGVGRVDMIEDRILGLKARENYEHPAATALITAHQDLENLILTRKQLKFKKTVDQEWADLAYNGLLYEPLYNSLQAFIKNTQRQIDGTVKLKLYKGSIYVVARESKNALYSKELVSFDDKTIDQKDAEGALKYHGYQSRLSKSRSKKNK
- a CDS encoding 30S ribosomal protein S8e, producing MALYHHKSKRRQSGGRRRPKRKKRKYELGSEPMPTQVGEEKTKKIRMMGGNKKTRALKTKKANVTNPETGETTQTTITEVTENEANPHYVRRDIITKGAIIQTEQGKAKVTNRPGQDGVVNAKLIK